From a single Metopolophium dirhodum isolate CAU chromosome 6, ASM1992520v1, whole genome shotgun sequence genomic region:
- the LOC132946927 gene encoding uncharacterized protein LOC132946927 — protein MTSKKNTLLSFFTNNKKIRRENENNETEVNSPVRKITEVNKSACTTNSLESFSEASNSRLQQDDFICENNQTLGNANDIGYFVECLSLTDADKKLVSYILVDKLFQYLTL, from the exons ATGACATCAAAAAAGAATACCTTGTTATCATTTttcacaaacaataaaaaaattcgaagagaaaatgaaaataacgagACTGAA GTGAACTCACCAGTAAGAAAAATTACAGAAGTAAACAAGTCTGCATGTACCACCAATTCTTTAGAAAGTTTTAGTGAGGCATCGAATTCACGATTACagcaa gatgattttatttgtgaaaataatCAAACGCTCGGCAATGCTAATGACATAGGTTATTTTGTAGAATGTTTATCTTTAACAGATGCTGATAAAAAGCTTGTAAGTTACATActagttgataaattatttcaatacttaacactttaa